The Apium graveolens cultivar Ventura chromosome 6, ASM990537v1, whole genome shotgun sequence genome contains a region encoding:
- the LOC141666888 gene encoding serine carboxypeptidase-like 32 isoform X4: MSSGRKTHLLVPKVSGARHDFQHYAGYVTVNENNGRALFYWFYEALTFPDDKPLVLWLNGGPGCSSVGYGATQELGPFIVDGHARELKFNPYSWTRGARHGQFPTTQMNSISGDDLVTNLPGQPNIDFQHYAGYVTVNENNGRALFYWFYEALTFPDDKPLVLWLNGGPGCSSVGYGATQELGPFIVDGHARELKFNPYSWTRGARHGQFPTTQMNSISGDDLVTNLPGQPNIDFQHYAGYVTVNENNGRALFYWFYEALTFPDDKPLVLWLNGGPGCSSVGYGATQELGPFIVDGHARELKFNPYSWTREANMLFLESPVGVGFSYSNTSSDYRKLGDDFTANDAYAFLQKWFLKFPSYRKRILYIAGESYAGRYVPDLAALIQNKNKDSFGHINLRGILLGNPETCYADDWQGILDYAWSHAIVSEETHKTIKESCDMYSGNQWSDDCSQAAEEVYRQYKEIDMYSLYTSGCIGNTAGSEYNSNQVMVRGKSNMMPGILGGYDPCLDDYAKTYYNRPDVQKALHVSDGHLLKNWSICNMDVYNNWLWSESKESVLPIYKDLIAAGLKIWVYSGDTDGRLPVLSTRYSINSLGLPIIRAWRPWYHQKQVAGWVQEYKGLAFATFRGAGHAVPLFKPSESLAFFAAFINGRISALI; this comes from the exons ATGTCTAGTGGTAGAAAAACCCATCTTTTGGTGCCAAAGGTATCCG GCGCTCGACATG ACTTCCAGCATTATGCTGGGTACGTTACTGTGAATGAAAATAATGGAAGGGCACTCTTCTATTGGTTTTATGAAGCCCTGACTTTTCCTGATGACAAGCCCTTGGTTCTGTGGCTTAATGGCG GGCCTGGGTGCTCTTCTGTAGGATATGGGGCAACACAAGAACTTGGACCTTTCATCGTGGATGGGCATGCCCGTGAACTTAAATTTAATCCTTACTCATGGACTAGAG GCGCTCGACATGGTCAGTTTCCCACTACCCAAATGAATTCTATTAGTGGTGATGATCTTGTAACTAACTTGCCTGGTCAGCCTAACATAGACTTCCAGCATTATGCTGGGTACGTTACTGTGAATGAAAATAATGGAAGGGCACTCTTCTATTGGTTTTATGAAGCCCTGACTTTTCCTGATGACAAGCCCTTGGTTCTGTGGCTTAATGGCG GGCCTGGGTGCTCTTCTGTAGGATATGGGGCAACACAAGAACTTGGACCTTTCATCGTGGATGGGCATGCCCGTGAACTTAAATTTAATCCTTACTCATGGACTAGAG GCGCTCGACATGGTCAGTTTCCCACTACCCAAATGAATTCTATTAGTGGTGATGATCTTGTAACTAACTTGCCTGGTCAGCCTAACATAGACTTCCAGCATTATGCTGGGTACGTTACTGTGAATGAAAATAATGGAAGGGCACTCTTCTATTGGTTTTATGAAGCCCTGACTTTTCCTGATGACAAGCCCTTGGTTCTGTGGCTTAATGGCG GGCCTGGGTGCTCTTCTGTAGGATATGGGGCAACACAAGAACTTGGACCTTTCATCGTGGATGGGCATGCCCGTGAACTTAAATTTAATCCTTACTCATGGACTAGAG AGGCCAATATGTTATTCCTGGAATCTCCAGTGGGTGTTGGCTTTTCATACTCTAATACATCTAGTGATTATAGAAAACTTGGAGATGATTTTACTG CAAATGATGCTTATGCTTTCCTCCAAAAGTGGTTCTTAAAGTTCCCATCTTATAGAAAACGTATACTTTATATCGCGGGGGAGAGCTATGCAG GAAGATATGTTCCAGATTTAGCGGCCCTTATCCAAAATAAGAACAAGGACTCTTTCGGACATATTAATCTGCGTGGAATTCTG CTGGGTAATCCTGAAACATGTTATGCTGATGACTGGCAAGGTATTCTGGATTATGCTTGGAGCCACGCCATAGTATCCGAAGAGACTCATAAAACTATTAAAGAATCATGTGATATGTACAGTGGCAACCAATGGAGTGATGATTGTAGTCAAGCTGCGGAAGAGGTTTACAGACAGTATAAAGAGATAGATATGTACAGCCTCTATACCTCAGGGTGTATTGGCAATACTGCAGGTTCAGAATACAATTCAAATCAAGTCATGGTCAGGGGCAAGTCTAATATG ATGCCAGGCATCTTGGGTGGGTATGATCCGTGCCTCGATGACTATGCAAAAACTTACTACAATAGGCCTGATGTTCAGAAAGCACTCCATGTTAGTGATGGTCACCTCCTCAAGAACTGGAGCATCTGCAA TATGGATGTTTATAATAATTGGTTATGGTCAGAATCGAAGGAATCAGTTCTTCCTATATACAAAGATCTCATAGCTGCAGGACTTAAGATATGGGTCTACAG TGGAGACACAGATGGAAGACTTCCTGTATTATCCACAAGATACAGCATAAACTCTTTAGGGCTTCCAATCATTAGGGCCTGGAGGCCGTGGTACCACCAGAAGCAG GTTGCTGGGTGGGTTCAAGAGTATAAAGGACTTGCTTTTGCAACATTCAGAGGAGCTGGCCATGCAGTGCCACTATTCAAGCCGAGCGAGTCACTTGCATTTTTCGCAGCATTCATCAATGGAAGAATCTCCGCCTTAATCTGA
- the LOC141666888 gene encoding serine carboxypeptidase-like 32 isoform X1, with protein MSSGRKTHLLVPKVSGARHGQFPTTQMNSISGDDLVTNLPGQPNIDFQHYAGYVTVNENNGRALFYWFYEALTFPDDKPLVLWLNGGPGCSSVGYGATQELGPFIVDGHARELKFNPYSWTRGARHGQFPTTQMNSISGDDLVTNLPGQPNIDFQHYAGYVTVNENNGRALFYWFYEALTFPDDKPLVLWLNGGPGCSSVGYGATQELGPFIVDGHARELKFNPYSWTRGARHGQFPTTQMNSISGDDLVTNLPGQPNIDFQHYAGYVTVNENNGRALFYWFYEALTFPDDKPLVLWLNGGPGCSSVGYGATQELGPFIVDGHARELKFNPYSWTREANMLFLESPVGVGFSYSNTSSDYRKLGDDFTANDAYAFLQKWFLKFPSYRKRILYIAGESYAGRYVPDLAALIQNKNKDSFGHINLRGILLGNPETCYADDWQGILDYAWSHAIVSEETHKTIKESCDMYSGNQWSDDCSQAAEEVYRQYKEIDMYSLYTSGCIGNTAGSEYNSNQVMVRGKSNMMPGILGGYDPCLDDYAKTYYNRPDVQKALHVSDGHLLKNWSICNMDVYNNWLWSESKESVLPIYKDLIAAGLKIWVYSGDTDGRLPVLSTRYSINSLGLPIIRAWRPWYHQKQVAGWVQEYKGLAFATFRGAGHAVPLFKPSESLAFFAAFINGRISALI; from the exons ATGTCTAGTGGTAGAAAAACCCATCTTTTGGTGCCAAAGGTATCCG GCGCTCGACATGGTCAGTTTCCCACTACCCAAATGAATTCTATTAGTGGTGATGATCTTGTAACTAACTTGCCTGGTCAGCCTAACATAGACTTCCAGCATTATGCTGGGTACGTTACTGTGAATGAAAATAATGGAAGGGCACTCTTCTATTGGTTTTATGAAGCCCTGACTTTTCCTGATGACAAGCCCTTGGTTCTGTGGCTTAATGGCG GGCCTGGGTGCTCTTCTGTAGGATATGGGGCAACACAAGAACTTGGACCTTTCATCGTGGATGGGCATGCCCGTGAACTTAAATTTAATCCTTACTCATGGACTAGAG GCGCTCGACATGGTCAGTTTCCCACTACCCAAATGAATTCTATTAGTGGTGATGATCTTGTAACTAACTTGCCTGGTCAGCCTAACATAGACTTCCAGCATTATGCTGGGTACGTTACTGTGAATGAAAATAATGGAAGGGCACTCTTCTATTGGTTTTATGAAGCCCTGACTTTTCCTGATGACAAGCCCTTGGTTCTGTGGCTTAATGGCG GGCCTGGGTGCTCTTCTGTAGGATATGGGGCAACACAAGAACTTGGACCTTTCATCGTGGATGGGCATGCCCGTGAACTTAAATTTAATCCTTACTCATGGACTAGAG GCGCTCGACATGGTCAGTTTCCCACTACCCAAATGAATTCTATTAGTGGTGATGATCTTGTAACTAACTTGCCTGGTCAGCCTAACATAGACTTCCAGCATTATGCTGGGTACGTTACTGTGAATGAAAATAATGGAAGGGCACTCTTCTATTGGTTTTATGAAGCCCTGACTTTTCCTGATGACAAGCCCTTGGTTCTGTGGCTTAATGGCG GGCCTGGGTGCTCTTCTGTAGGATATGGGGCAACACAAGAACTTGGACCTTTCATCGTGGATGGGCATGCCCGTGAACTTAAATTTAATCCTTACTCATGGACTAGAG AGGCCAATATGTTATTCCTGGAATCTCCAGTGGGTGTTGGCTTTTCATACTCTAATACATCTAGTGATTATAGAAAACTTGGAGATGATTTTACTG CAAATGATGCTTATGCTTTCCTCCAAAAGTGGTTCTTAAAGTTCCCATCTTATAGAAAACGTATACTTTATATCGCGGGGGAGAGCTATGCAG GAAGATATGTTCCAGATTTAGCGGCCCTTATCCAAAATAAGAACAAGGACTCTTTCGGACATATTAATCTGCGTGGAATTCTG CTGGGTAATCCTGAAACATGTTATGCTGATGACTGGCAAGGTATTCTGGATTATGCTTGGAGCCACGCCATAGTATCCGAAGAGACTCATAAAACTATTAAAGAATCATGTGATATGTACAGTGGCAACCAATGGAGTGATGATTGTAGTCAAGCTGCGGAAGAGGTTTACAGACAGTATAAAGAGATAGATATGTACAGCCTCTATACCTCAGGGTGTATTGGCAATACTGCAGGTTCAGAATACAATTCAAATCAAGTCATGGTCAGGGGCAAGTCTAATATG ATGCCAGGCATCTTGGGTGGGTATGATCCGTGCCTCGATGACTATGCAAAAACTTACTACAATAGGCCTGATGTTCAGAAAGCACTCCATGTTAGTGATGGTCACCTCCTCAAGAACTGGAGCATCTGCAA TATGGATGTTTATAATAATTGGTTATGGTCAGAATCGAAGGAATCAGTTCTTCCTATATACAAAGATCTCATAGCTGCAGGACTTAAGATATGGGTCTACAG TGGAGACACAGATGGAAGACTTCCTGTATTATCCACAAGATACAGCATAAACTCTTTAGGGCTTCCAATCATTAGGGCCTGGAGGCCGTGGTACCACCAGAAGCAG GTTGCTGGGTGGGTTCAAGAGTATAAAGGACTTGCTTTTGCAACATTCAGAGGAGCTGGCCATGCAGTGCCACTATTCAAGCCGAGCGAGTCACTTGCATTTTTCGCAGCATTCATCAATGGAAGAATCTCCGCCTTAATCTGA
- the LOC141666888 gene encoding serine carboxypeptidase-like 32 isoform X3, whose protein sequence is MNSILMISFTIIYFSVLSVSHVSGARHDFQHYAGYVTVNENNGRALFYWFYEALTFPDDKPLVLWLNGGPGCSSVGYGATQELGPFIVDGHARELKFNPYSWTRGARHGQFPTTQMNSISGDDLVTNLPGQPNIDFQHYAGYVTVNENNGRALFYWFYEALTFPDDKPLVLWLNGGPGCSSVGYGATQELGPFIVDGHARELKFNPYSWTRGARHGQFPTTQMNSISGDDLVTNLPGQPNIDFQHYAGYVTVNENNGRALFYWFYEALTFPDDKPLVLWLNGGPGCSSVGYGATQELGPFIVDGHARELKFNPYSWTREANMLFLESPVGVGFSYSNTSSDYRKLGDDFTANDAYAFLQKWFLKFPSYRKRILYIAGESYAGRYVPDLAALIQNKNKDSFGHINLRGILLGNPETCYADDWQGILDYAWSHAIVSEETHKTIKESCDMYSGNQWSDDCSQAAEEVYRQYKEIDMYSLYTSGCIGNTAGSEYNSNQVMVRGKSNMMPGILGGYDPCLDDYAKTYYNRPDVQKALHVSDGHLLKNWSICNMDVYNNWLWSESKESVLPIYKDLIAAGLKIWVYSGDTDGRLPVLSTRYSINSLGLPIIRAWRPWYHQKQVAGWVQEYKGLAFATFRGAGHAVPLFKPSESLAFFAAFINGRISALI, encoded by the exons ATGAATTCTATACTGATGATTTCTTTCACTATAATCTATTTCAGCGTCTTGTCTGTGTCTCATGTTTCAGGCGCTCGACATG ACTTCCAGCATTATGCTGGGTACGTTACTGTGAATGAAAATAATGGAAGGGCACTCTTCTATTGGTTTTATGAAGCCCTGACTTTTCCTGATGACAAGCCCTTGGTTCTGTGGCTTAATGGCG GGCCTGGGTGCTCTTCTGTAGGATATGGGGCAACACAAGAACTTGGACCTTTCATCGTGGATGGGCATGCCCGTGAACTTAAATTTAATCCTTACTCATGGACTAGAG GCGCTCGACATGGTCAGTTTCCCACTACCCAAATGAATTCTATTAGTGGTGATGATCTTGTAACTAACTTGCCTGGTCAGCCTAACATAGACTTCCAGCATTATGCTGGGTACGTTACTGTGAATGAAAATAATGGAAGGGCACTCTTCTATTGGTTTTATGAAGCCCTGACTTTTCCTGATGACAAGCCCTTGGTTCTGTGGCTTAATGGCG GGCCTGGGTGCTCTTCTGTAGGATATGGGGCAACACAAGAACTTGGACCTTTCATCGTGGATGGGCATGCCCGTGAACTTAAATTTAATCCTTACTCATGGACTAGAG GCGCTCGACATGGTCAGTTTCCCACTACCCAAATGAATTCTATTAGTGGTGATGATCTTGTAACTAACTTGCCTGGTCAGCCTAACATAGACTTCCAGCATTATGCTGGGTACGTTACTGTGAATGAAAATAATGGAAGGGCACTCTTCTATTGGTTTTATGAAGCCCTGACTTTTCCTGATGACAAGCCCTTGGTTCTGTGGCTTAATGGCG GGCCTGGGTGCTCTTCTGTAGGATATGGGGCAACACAAGAACTTGGACCTTTCATCGTGGATGGGCATGCCCGTGAACTTAAATTTAATCCTTACTCATGGACTAGAG AGGCCAATATGTTATTCCTGGAATCTCCAGTGGGTGTTGGCTTTTCATACTCTAATACATCTAGTGATTATAGAAAACTTGGAGATGATTTTACTG CAAATGATGCTTATGCTTTCCTCCAAAAGTGGTTCTTAAAGTTCCCATCTTATAGAAAACGTATACTTTATATCGCGGGGGAGAGCTATGCAG GAAGATATGTTCCAGATTTAGCGGCCCTTATCCAAAATAAGAACAAGGACTCTTTCGGACATATTAATCTGCGTGGAATTCTG CTGGGTAATCCTGAAACATGTTATGCTGATGACTGGCAAGGTATTCTGGATTATGCTTGGAGCCACGCCATAGTATCCGAAGAGACTCATAAAACTATTAAAGAATCATGTGATATGTACAGTGGCAACCAATGGAGTGATGATTGTAGTCAAGCTGCGGAAGAGGTTTACAGACAGTATAAAGAGATAGATATGTACAGCCTCTATACCTCAGGGTGTATTGGCAATACTGCAGGTTCAGAATACAATTCAAATCAAGTCATGGTCAGGGGCAAGTCTAATATG ATGCCAGGCATCTTGGGTGGGTATGATCCGTGCCTCGATGACTATGCAAAAACTTACTACAATAGGCCTGATGTTCAGAAAGCACTCCATGTTAGTGATGGTCACCTCCTCAAGAACTGGAGCATCTGCAA TATGGATGTTTATAATAATTGGTTATGGTCAGAATCGAAGGAATCAGTTCTTCCTATATACAAAGATCTCATAGCTGCAGGACTTAAGATATGGGTCTACAG TGGAGACACAGATGGAAGACTTCCTGTATTATCCACAAGATACAGCATAAACTCTTTAGGGCTTCCAATCATTAGGGCCTGGAGGCCGTGGTACCACCAGAAGCAG GTTGCTGGGTGGGTTCAAGAGTATAAAGGACTTGCTTTTGCAACATTCAGAGGAGCTGGCCATGCAGTGCCACTATTCAAGCCGAGCGAGTCACTTGCATTTTTCGCAGCATTCATCAATGGAAGAATCTCCGCCTTAATCTGA
- the LOC141666888 gene encoding serine carboxypeptidase-like 32 isoform X2, which translates to MNSILMISFTIIYFSVLSVSHVSGARHGQFPTTQMNSISGDDLVTNLPGQPNIDFQHYAGYVTVNENNGRALFYWFYEALTFPDDKPLVLWLNGGPGCSSVGYGATQELGPFIVDGHARELKFNPYSWTRGARHGQFPTTQMNSISGDDLVTNLPGQPNIDFQHYAGYVTVNENNGRALFYWFYEALTFPDDKPLVLWLNGGPGCSSVGYGATQELGPFIVDGHARELKFNPYSWTRGARHDFQHYAGYVTVNENNGRALFYWFYEALTFPDDKPLVLWLNGGPGCSSVGYGATQELGPFIVDGHARELKFNPYSWTREANMLFLESPVGVGFSYSNTSSDYRKLGDDFTANDAYAFLQKWFLKFPSYRKRILYIAGESYAGRYVPDLAALIQNKNKDSFGHINLRGILLGNPETCYADDWQGILDYAWSHAIVSEETHKTIKESCDMYSGNQWSDDCSQAAEEVYRQYKEIDMYSLYTSGCIGNTAGSEYNSNQVMVRGKSNMMPGILGGYDPCLDDYAKTYYNRPDVQKALHVSDGHLLKNWSICNMDVYNNWLWSESKESVLPIYKDLIAAGLKIWVYSGDTDGRLPVLSTRYSINSLGLPIIRAWRPWYHQKQVAGWVQEYKGLAFATFRGAGHAVPLFKPSESLAFFAAFINGRISALI; encoded by the exons ATGAATTCTATACTGATGATTTCTTTCACTATAATCTATTTCAGCGTCTTGTCTGTGTCTCATGTTTCAGGCGCTCGACATGGTCAGTTTCCCACTACCCAAATGAATTCTATTAGTGGTGATGATCTTGTAACTAACTTGCCTGGTCAGCCTAACATAGACTTCCAGCATTATGCTGGGTACGTTACTGTGAATGAAAATAATGGAAGGGCACTCTTCTATTGGTTTTATGAAGCCCTGACTTTTCCTGATGACAAGCCCTTGGTTCTGTGGCTTAATGGCG GGCCTGGGTGCTCTTCTGTAGGATATGGGGCAACACAAGAACTTGGACCTTTCATCGTGGATGGGCATGCCCGTGAACTTAAATTTAATCCTTACTCATGGACTAGAG GCGCTCGACATGGTCAGTTTCCCACTACCCAAATGAATTCTATTAGTGGTGATGATCTTGTAACTAACTTGCCTGGTCAGCCTAACATAGACTTCCAGCATTATGCTGGGTACGTTACTGTGAATGAAAATAATGGAAGGGCACTCTTCTATTGGTTTTATGAAGCCCTGACTTTTCCTGATGACAAGCCCTTGGTTCTGTGGCTTAATGGCG GGCCTGGGTGCTCTTCTGTAGGATATGGGGCAACACAAGAACTTGGACCTTTCATCGTGGATGGGCATGCCCGTGAACTTAAATTTAATCCTTACTCATGGACTAGAG GCGCTCGACATG ACTTCCAGCATTATGCTGGGTACGTTACTGTGAATGAAAATAATGGAAGGGCACTCTTCTATTGGTTTTATGAAGCCCTGACTTTTCCTGATGACAAGCCCTTGGTTCTGTGGCTTAATGGCG GGCCTGGGTGCTCTTCTGTAGGATATGGGGCAACACAAGAACTTGGACCTTTCATCGTGGATGGGCATGCCCGTGAACTTAAATTTAATCCTTACTCATGGACTAGAG AGGCCAATATGTTATTCCTGGAATCTCCAGTGGGTGTTGGCTTTTCATACTCTAATACATCTAGTGATTATAGAAAACTTGGAGATGATTTTACTG CAAATGATGCTTATGCTTTCCTCCAAAAGTGGTTCTTAAAGTTCCCATCTTATAGAAAACGTATACTTTATATCGCGGGGGAGAGCTATGCAG GAAGATATGTTCCAGATTTAGCGGCCCTTATCCAAAATAAGAACAAGGACTCTTTCGGACATATTAATCTGCGTGGAATTCTG CTGGGTAATCCTGAAACATGTTATGCTGATGACTGGCAAGGTATTCTGGATTATGCTTGGAGCCACGCCATAGTATCCGAAGAGACTCATAAAACTATTAAAGAATCATGTGATATGTACAGTGGCAACCAATGGAGTGATGATTGTAGTCAAGCTGCGGAAGAGGTTTACAGACAGTATAAAGAGATAGATATGTACAGCCTCTATACCTCAGGGTGTATTGGCAATACTGCAGGTTCAGAATACAATTCAAATCAAGTCATGGTCAGGGGCAAGTCTAATATG ATGCCAGGCATCTTGGGTGGGTATGATCCGTGCCTCGATGACTATGCAAAAACTTACTACAATAGGCCTGATGTTCAGAAAGCACTCCATGTTAGTGATGGTCACCTCCTCAAGAACTGGAGCATCTGCAA TATGGATGTTTATAATAATTGGTTATGGTCAGAATCGAAGGAATCAGTTCTTCCTATATACAAAGATCTCATAGCTGCAGGACTTAAGATATGGGTCTACAG TGGAGACACAGATGGAAGACTTCCTGTATTATCCACAAGATACAGCATAAACTCTTTAGGGCTTCCAATCATTAGGGCCTGGAGGCCGTGGTACCACCAGAAGCAG GTTGCTGGGTGGGTTCAAGAGTATAAAGGACTTGCTTTTGCAACATTCAGAGGAGCTGGCCATGCAGTGCCACTATTCAAGCCGAGCGAGTCACTTGCATTTTTCGCAGCATTCATCAATGGAAGAATCTCCGCCTTAATCTGA
- the LOC141666888 gene encoding uncharacterized protein LOC141666888 isoform X5, with protein MNSILMISFTIIYFSVLSVSHVSGARHGQFPTTQMNSISGDDLVTNLPGQPNIDFQHYAGYVTVNENNGRALFYWFYEALTFPDDKPLVLWLNGGPGCSSVGYGATQELGPFIVDGHARELKFNPYSWTRGARHGQFPTTQMNSISGDDLVTNLPGQPNIDFQHYAGYVTVNENNGRALFYWFYEALTFPDDKPLVLWLNGGPGCSSVGYGATQELGPFIVDGHARELKFNPYSWTRGARHGQFPTTQMNSISGDDLVTNLPGQPNIDFQHYAGYVTVNENNGRALFYWFYEALTFPDDKPLVLWLNGGPGCSSVGYGATQELGPFIVDGHARELKFNPYSWTREANMLFLESPVGVGFSYSNTSSDYRKLGDDFTANDAYAFLQKWFLKFPSYRKRILYIAGESYAGRYVPDLAALIQNKNKDSFGHINLRGILLGNPETCYADDWQGILDYAWSHAIVSEETHKTIKESCDMYSGNQWSDDCSQAAEEVYRQYKEIDMYSLYTSGCIGNTAGSEYNSNQVMVRGKSNMASWVGMIRASMTMQKLTTIGLMFRKHSMLVMVTSSRTGASAIWMFIIIGYGQNRRNQFFLYTKIS; from the exons ATGAATTCTATACTGATGATTTCTTTCACTATAATCTATTTCAGCGTCTTGTCTGTGTCTCATGTTTCAGGCGCTCGACATGGTCAGTTTCCCACTACCCAAATGAATTCTATTAGTGGTGATGATCTTGTAACTAACTTGCCTGGTCAGCCTAACATAGACTTCCAGCATTATGCTGGGTACGTTACTGTGAATGAAAATAATGGAAGGGCACTCTTCTATTGGTTTTATGAAGCCCTGACTTTTCCTGATGACAAGCCCTTGGTTCTGTGGCTTAATGGCG GGCCTGGGTGCTCTTCTGTAGGATATGGGGCAACACAAGAACTTGGACCTTTCATCGTGGATGGGCATGCCCGTGAACTTAAATTTAATCCTTACTCATGGACTAGAG GCGCTCGACATGGTCAGTTTCCCACTACCCAAATGAATTCTATTAGTGGTGATGATCTTGTAACTAACTTGCCTGGTCAGCCTAACATAGACTTCCAGCATTATGCTGGGTACGTTACTGTGAATGAAAATAATGGAAGGGCACTCTTCTATTGGTTTTATGAAGCCCTGACTTTTCCTGATGACAAGCCCTTGGTTCTGTGGCTTAATGGCG GGCCTGGGTGCTCTTCTGTAGGATATGGGGCAACACAAGAACTTGGACCTTTCATCGTGGATGGGCATGCCCGTGAACTTAAATTTAATCCTTACTCATGGACTAGAG GCGCTCGACATGGTCAGTTTCCCACTACCCAAATGAATTCTATTAGTGGTGATGATCTTGTAACTAACTTGCCTGGTCAGCCTAACATAGACTTCCAGCATTATGCTGGGTACGTTACTGTGAATGAAAATAATGGAAGGGCACTCTTCTATTGGTTTTATGAAGCCCTGACTTTTCCTGATGACAAGCCCTTGGTTCTGTGGCTTAATGGCG GGCCTGGGTGCTCTTCTGTAGGATATGGGGCAACACAAGAACTTGGACCTTTCATCGTGGATGGGCATGCCCGTGAACTTAAATTTAATCCTTACTCATGGACTAGAG AGGCCAATATGTTATTCCTGGAATCTCCAGTGGGTGTTGGCTTTTCATACTCTAATACATCTAGTGATTATAGAAAACTTGGAGATGATTTTACTG CAAATGATGCTTATGCTTTCCTCCAAAAGTGGTTCTTAAAGTTCCCATCTTATAGAAAACGTATACTTTATATCGCGGGGGAGAGCTATGCAG GAAGATATGTTCCAGATTTAGCGGCCCTTATCCAAAATAAGAACAAGGACTCTTTCGGACATATTAATCTGCGTGGAATTCTG CTGGGTAATCCTGAAACATGTTATGCTGATGACTGGCAAGGTATTCTGGATTATGCTTGGAGCCACGCCATAGTATCCGAAGAGACTCATAAAACTATTAAAGAATCATGTGATATGTACAGTGGCAACCAATGGAGTGATGATTGTAGTCAAGCTGCGGAAGAGGTTTACAGACAGTATAAAGAGATAGATATGTACAGCCTCTATACCTCAGGGTGTATTGGCAATACTGCAGGTTCAGAATACAATTCAAATCAAGTCATGGTCAGGGGCAAGTCTAATATG GCATCTTGGGTGGGTATGATCCGTGCCTCGATGACTATGCAAAAACTTACTACAATAGGCCTGATGTTCAGAAAGCACTCCATGTTAGTGATGGTCACCTCCTCAAGAACTGGAGCATCTGCAA TATGGATGTTTATAATAATTGGTTATGGTCAGAATCGAAGGAATCAGTTCTTCCTATATACAAAGATCTCATAG